In one Elusimicrobia bacterium HGW-Elusimicrobia-1 genomic region, the following are encoded:
- the alr gene encoding alanine racemase, whose translation MPIYRPTTAEISRSAVLANLAIVKKRARGAGILAVVKAGAYGHGAQIVSNILESGVRGFGVATVEEGLELRCFGIKKPVLVLGSLWPFSSFPVAARAGLIPTISSVSGLKALDKTAVSMGRELPFYLKIDTGMGRIGVSHERAGTVLEAAASSRAIICRGIYSHFASADSDPSYTRIQYERFLKIKKSAVRHPRLAAADFSMSNSAGIFFFPSAAFDVVRPGISLYGLQPSAAPSKKVGLNPALVLKSRIVFLKKISRGSSISYARRFIARRESLIATVPAGYADGYRVGFSCAATALVRGRAAKVAGRVTMDMTMFDVTGIPGVSVGDEVVLIGRQGRLTVTAEALAALAGTINYEIVCGISDRVPRIETD comes from the coding sequence ATGCCGATTTATAGGCCGACGACCGCCGAGATATCGCGTTCGGCCGTGCTCGCCAATCTGGCTATAGTCAAAAAGCGCGCGCGCGGCGCGGGGATACTGGCTGTGGTAAAGGCCGGAGCATACGGCCACGGCGCGCAAATTGTCTCAAACATTTTAGAAAGCGGCGTCCGCGGTTTCGGAGTGGCGACCGTCGAGGAAGGGCTCGAACTCCGATGCTTCGGTATAAAAAAGCCGGTTTTGGTGCTCGGTTCGCTCTGGCCGTTTTCAAGTTTTCCCGTCGCCGCCCGCGCGGGACTTATTCCGACTATATCCAGCGTTTCGGGCTTAAAAGCCCTCGATAAAACGGCCGTCTCCATGGGCCGCGAACTTCCTTTTTATCTGAAAATAGACACCGGCATGGGCCGCATCGGAGTAAGTCACGAGCGCGCCGGAACGGTTCTTGAAGCCGCGGCTTCGTCGAGAGCGATAATCTGCCGCGGAATATATTCGCACTTCGCTTCAGCCGATTCCGACCCTTCCTATACGCGCATTCAGTACGAAAGATTCTTAAAGATAAAAAAATCCGCTGTCCGCCATCCCCGCCTTGCCGCGGCGGATTTTTCCATGTCCAACTCCGCTGGGATATTCTTTTTTCCTTCGGCGGCTTTCGACGTGGTTCGGCCGGGCATCTCTCTTTACGGTTTGCAGCCGTCGGCGGCTCCGTCTAAAAAAGTAGGGCTTAATCCGGCGCTTGTCTTAAAATCGCGCATCGTTTTTTTGAAAAAGATCTCCCGCGGCTCGTCGATAAGTTATGCCCGCAGGTTCATCGCCCGACGGGAGTCCCTGATAGCCACGGTTCCGGCGGGCTATGCCGACGGTTACAGAGTGGGCTTTTCGTGCGCGGCGACGGCTCTGGTTCGCGGCCGCGCTGCGAAAGTCGCCGGGCGCGTAACTATGGACATGACTATGTTCGACGTTACCGGAATTCCGGGTGTTTCCGTCGGAGACGAGGTCGTTCTTATAGGCCGTCAAGGCCGCCTTACCGTGACGGCCGAGGCGCTTGCCGCTCTTGCCGGCACCATCAACTACGAGATAGTATGCGGAATCTCCGATAGGGTTCCCAGAATCGAGACGGACTAA